A window of Malania oleifera isolate guangnan ecotype guangnan chromosome 2, ASM2987363v1, whole genome shotgun sequence genomic DNA:
agtatCAAGTAATtatataaatagaaaaaaaaaatggaggaaTTTAATTGGTTATACGTACAAGATAATAAGGCCAAGAAAAGAGGCTGAATGGAAATGTGAATCGAAGAATTCGGCTCACTGTATCTAAATTGTTGTATACACTCTCTGTCACCTGTTTGGATCCATCATCATGATATCAAACGGGGAATTATATATTTTAAgattttataattaaattaattgaagtTTTAATATtcagaaattaaaattttgatttgtgtGAATTACAGGCCGAGATCGATTTAATGCTATATtgcattatatttaaatttaaaattttatatttaaaattaagcTTGAGAAGAGaattctattaattaattaattatagaattaatttaattaaaatttcaattttaccgGCACCCATGCTTCATCTTTGTCTATGTTCCCGTGGTACTGGTGGTGATGCTTGTGGCTGATTCTCCtgcattttaattaattaattaattaatatataaaataaattaatctaTAAATAATTGAGTAAATTGAGAAGAGTTACCATGCTTGAAAGGGCACAAGGACAGGTGTAAGCACCAGGAGCCCCACCACGTCATTCACCAgcttattttcagaaaagcatccATGCGCACTGCATAAAAACAAGAACTAAATCAGCCAAAAAATTATATAGTTATAAATTTTTCTCGGGCTGACATAAAGTTGGTAAATTTAATTACAAAATACGAAATTACCAATCATGTCCAAGAACAAACAGAGCCCACAACATGGTGCCCTGAGCTGCCCAGTAGAGCGGCCAGAACCACCAGCTGTTGATATAAACGGCCGCCGCTCCCAGCGCGAAGACGGCGGCGAAATCCCTGAGCGCATACGACGCAGACTGCCACGTGTCCCTCACCCAGCAGTGCTTGGGTATGGCCGCTCGTATCTCCCCCAGCCTGAACGGCGGCGGCACCGCGGGGTCGAACTCCTCATCCCCGCCGTCAACGGTCTTCTGATCAGTACGGACGTAGTATCCGCCGTCGTCGTTGACCCCAAAATCGCCATCACCAGATATTGTTCCTGCATATTAACAATTATTTGGTGCATTAATTACTAGTAGTGCATGTGATTgggtttttcaaatttataaaatGAAATGTAATGAGAATAAGAATCGGGATCGATCGCGAAGAAATCGAGTACTAAAATGATTTCATTCCGTCCGACTCCATAGTGTTTTAACTTAAAGAAAGTGGAAACCTTGAGGAGGACTCATATTGGGAGGAGCTGCGGTGGTGGCCGGCCGGAGGGTGTAGGGGCTGTTTTGCTACGGCTGAGGCAGTAGCATTCCCACTTAAATAATGATGGAGCGAGGGCGGATTACTTGTAATGCAAAAATGGTTAAAGTGGTGACATAATCGCTACCTGCGGATGGGGTAATCGTCGATGACTTAATGGTCTGAAAAGTCAAAGTCAAAAAGTATTAACCCTCCTAaaatttgattgaaaaaataaaatttatttttaagatttttaaaataccacaTATCTCCCTcaggtttcaaaaatattactTCCGtcaaacttgtccaaatgacaaatagcaaaaaattgattttttacaaaacataaaagaaaatttatatttttttgaaaacttttaagaaaaaaatttaaaaattttgaaatcacacattttttttttttaaagaaaaatggttACACTTTAGAATGAGGCACACATAGTTGTCGCGTTCtcattgtttattattattattattattatcactagtaGACCCACCTTGATGATTTGCACCCATTGATTATGATAGTAGACAATTTATGTACAAAGTAAAATTTGCCCTAGAGCAAATAAAGAATATGTGAGTATTTGCATAAATTATTAAAAGTAAAcacacaaaatttaaaaattttgattaagtGCTCATTTAAttgccaaaaataattttaatattttaaataaattattaaaatgagCAATAATGATATTTCTATGATGCTATTCTTAttgcatataatatatatatatatatatatatatatatatatatatgttagtatGTTTTTAAAATCCTTATCACTCAGAGATTATagagttacagatgttcggtaccgtaacttatagttTATAGTTATAAAGAGTGCACATATACTCTTCTACAAAGTGATTTTCAGAGTAGTaaatttctcttgagtgcacatcTGGTTCCGAAATAAgacttaataggaaaaatatCACACTTATAGCTTACAGTTAAAGTTTGACTTAGTTGGGTTGGCCGTCGACTAAGTTTAGTCTTTGGACTGTAAAACCCTGCCATGGGGGTAAATGTAACCCATAGTTTACAGGCTAAGGGATGTTTTACCAAACAAGTATCagagaaaatatataaatacatgtgtgtgtgtgtgtgtgtgttaaatttGGAGAAAGGCAATTTGCtctatattgattattgaatATTACAATGgtgtatatatacatgagagaatgaaaaaaaaatggaaagagaAAAAATGGCAAGTATATTTTGCTAAGATGGAAAGAGTATATTTCTCTATTACtctccctcaagttggagcatggagatccgtaatgcccaacttgcgtgataagtcttggaaatgttcacaagctttggtgaagatatcagcaagctgactgtgggtagggatatgcttagtgaagaagaggttagcccgtaacttttcacgaacaatatgacaatcgatttctatatgtctGATACGTTCGTGGAAAACAAGATTTGGGGTaatgtgaagagccgcttggttgtcacaatataagagcataggttgGGAATGCGGTACTCCAAGATCATGTAAAAGAtttttgagccatgtaagttcacaagtagtggaagCAAGCGCCCAGTACTCAACTTCGACAGAGAAGCGAGACATTGTAGGTTATTTCTTAGTGCGCCAAgaaattggactagtgcccaattgaatgaaaaaaccagtggtggagTGGCGAATGAGGGGACAATtagcccaatccgaatcagaataggctgagacttgaagagtgttggcagtaggaaaaaataagccttgtcctggagatgccttaatgtatctaagaacacgtacaacaacatcataatgtggttgtatgggctggtgcataaattgactgagaatatTGACGGGAAAAACAATGTGGAGAGTGATGGTGACATATATCAAACGTTCAACGAGTCGTCAAAAtgagcttggatcggagagaagatcGCCATTAGTATTATTGAGTTTCAGATTTTCTTTCATGGGAAAGTGGGTAGGACGAGTaccaagatgaccgctatcagtgagaatctcaagagcatattttcgttgattaagaaatatgctaGTGGGAGAGGGAACAACTTCGAGGctaaggaaatatttcaatttgccaagatcctttagtttgaattcTGAGCGAGCATGACTTTAAAAGTGCTAATATTGGAGAGATCATTgcctgccatgagaatgtcatcaacataaacaagtatgagagtaaaagactgaccccaAGAGCAGGTGAAAAGAGAGTGATCGGTCTGAGATTGGATGAAGCCCTCAacaagtaaaatagaagataatttagagaaccaattgcgagaggcTTACTTAAGGCTATAAAGGGATTTATGGAgacgacaaacacgagtctccccctaTTTGCAGTAACCTGGTGGAGGGATCATATAAAtgtcctcatcgaggtcaccatgaagaaaagtgGATTTGACGatcaattgaaggagatgccaattccaAGCTGCAGCCACTGCAAGACCACATCTAacagtaacgagtttagcaacaAGAGCAAAAGTGTCATAATAATCCAAACCTTttacctgagtgtagcccttggccaccaagcgagctttgtgtcgttttatggatccatcggcccgaaattttgttttgaacacccatttacagtcAATTGGTTTTTCTCCAGGTGGAAGGTgctgaagaacccatgtattattggtttctaaggcttggattttaGAGGCCATGGCCTCACGCTAATGGGAGTGTAGCACagcctgagaatatgaggtgaGTTCGGGATATTGGGATataacagaaagaaaagccaaatgttgattAGAGAAACAATGACAAGATAAAAAAGATGGGAGACAATGAACTATACCTGAGGGACATCTTGAAACCTGTGAAGCTGTGGATGACTGTGGTAAACTAAGGCATATATAATCagccaagtaagagggatgtgtgacaacTCGTTTAGGCCATGAAAaggtgggtggagggggtggtggggaagggggtgaggATGAGGGTGTCAGTGAGgataccaagggagaaggagggagaCAAGAGGGGCTAGGGGTAGGTACGGATGGTTAGGTAGGTAAAGGGTAGGAAGggtgtatatcaggaataggaaggggaaggacTGGAGAGGATGTAGGAGTtggaggtatgagatgatagggaaaaacattttcttcaaaagtgtcATTACGGGAGATGAAaacttttttgttttcaagatcgtatacACGATAAACCTTATAATGAGCATGATAACTTAAGAAAACACATCAAAGAGTAtgaggagagaatttatcgcgaTGTTGGCGAGCGGTTTGGGCATAGCATAAGCACCaaaacactcgcaagtgtgtatacgatggtggtttttgaaaaagaagttcataagaggacttatgattgaggttggttgaaggagtgcggttaattaaataagtgcttgtgagaatgcattcacctCAAAAATagatgggaagattagcttgaaaacgtaaacactgagccacattaagaagatgacgatgtttatgctcggcaacaccattctgttgaggtgtatcTACACATGTGCACTCATGAAAAATGCCTTGATtatggaaaaaagtttgaagtaGAGTGAATAGAAATTAtctaccattatcagtgcgcacATGCTTAATggtgcaattgaattgatttttaaccatggtgcaaaaaattttaaggcaagataaagtatcagatttcatgtgCATAAAATAGACCCATGTAGCACAcgagtagtcatccacgattgttaaaaaataatgtgcaccaaaaAGTGAACCTGTAGGATAACCACCCAATATGTCACAATAAGttcgattaaaacaaaatgtgctcttatttgtattcaaagaaaaaggtaaatgagTATGCTTTGCTCTaacacaaacatcacaaggcaaataagaaaaagaaatatttaaggttttcggaATGCATGAGAGAGAAGAGTGACCAAGACGTTGATtccaaagagtagtgtcagaaacgCGCtaagagtggaaaactgaggtgAAGGGAGGTTTATAGTAGTAAAGCCCATCCCGTACTTCACACATTCCAATTAGTCTCCTTGTTGATAGGTTCTGAAAGACACAAAAGGTAGGAAAAAATACAGTAACACAATTGAGATTAGTGGTAAGTTTGCTGAtagacaataaattaaatttaaatgaaggcacataaacaACATTAGAAAGAGTGAAATTAGAAGAAAACTGCATAATGCTGGtataagtgtaacgacctgcttaataaattgatttttttttttcataatagcaaataacatgctctgataccacagtattaacctaagcagcaggaagcagaaatcatacaaacataaccataaaccattatatacaataccaaaaccAATACTAGAGTGCTACCGTGTTtacccaaaatatacacatatagctgtttttcaaaaattccctcaactatatTGGGATATACAAAAGAacttcccaaaaatgatactcactctctcaTAGGGCACTatagacgcccctctatttgtgagcttaatctgctcgcctacctggatcacctaaaaaatgtttcaACATTGGGGTGAgccgacgctcagtaagaagaaatatgctattactagtgtgtggaaaatgaggtactatatatatcatgaaatctattttcatataaacatgaataactgagtacaaaagtatagtacaaataataaaataaaccatccctttttccctattgcttaacataacagtattatggttataattcaaagtacttctaatgtacataagtatggtcCATGTTTCTttaaatccgtacgtatgtaatagtaactgaaactgttctctgtggctatctgtgtcatgacatgcccctcatgataaggttgtgtggcccgtaggctggatttaccttggctggccaaccaggaataaatcactgaattccgtcagtcgacctgcccacctcaacccatatttggatggggagcttaacctcttcaagggcctaggtggtcaaccttaccacgtattatctgaataggtggttgcactcataaagtaatatctgtagcaacggtatcgtgctctgtagctgcaagtagcaggatctaatatcatataatatatttctatacatatctatctaatttatcatgattctgaagtaatcataataaccatgatgttgcataacgtactgaaatctgaataatcataacatggaactacatattcgtaatactagaattcgtataatcatggtactgagattcgtataatcatggtactaaaatccataaaaacaTGGTattgaagttcacataatcatagtacttaaatccataaaatcatggtactgaaattcataaaaatcatgaaactacaattcataaaacataaccccgtactacatacatattcacaagccacaccatactttaatacataattttcataaataaataaactgtataatatttagaaatttcctagcatagcatatttcccttaccttaactttgaaaaacccttactgtactctagcccgatacccgcagggcctcctacaaaacaccctgaaaccaacatatgccagaacataatatcagtatttttctgcctacatcatttcctataattgctaggaagtcaaaaactggataaaagtccttaccctgaatttgggatgaaatccaactctattttcccgacgatccgctccgacagttTTATAGAGAACagggaccatacttatgtacattagaagtactttgaattataaccataatactgttatgttaagtaatagggaaaaaggggtggtttattttattatttgtactgtacttttgtactcagttattcatgtttatattaaaatagatttcatgatatatatatagtacctcatttgccacacactagtaatagcatatttcttcttactgaacgttggctcaccccagtgttgaaacatttttcaggtgatcgagGTAGGtgaacagatcaggctcgcaaatagaggggcatctgtagtgccctatcagagagtgagtatcatttttgggaagtgtttttgtatatcctagtatagttgagggaatttttgaaaaatagctatatgtgtatattttaggaaaacatggtagcactctggtattcgttttggtattgtatataatggtttatgattatgtttgtatgatttctgcttcctgctgcttaggttaatactatggtatcatagtatgttatttgctattatggaaaaaaaaatcaatttattaagtaggtcgttatagtttggtatcatagcctaggtttgctaggttctgtagactttagtgtgcagcagaagcaataccagagtataagaaaacgatttggggtttgttctgtgtctgggtacaggattaccgtagtggtttctgtgcttttcctgggatgacgattttaggaaaaccatagtaaactattgtcgggtcgtgtgtctagatgACAGGACTGGGTGTTGAGTAGAGATAAGGAAGGTAGTTAATTGTGAGTTGGTATATGATAGGTCCGTATAGGGAATAagtacttaagtgtgtttcttattttcaggatggacccaggaagcagcggcacgaatgctggggaggacagGCCAGGTCCTTCTAGCATAGGTGAAGGAGACTCAGATGCTGTACTACGTAGTgtcactcaacaggtgatggctgatATGGCTAGGAGTTCTGGGGAGCGTGGCAGTTCGATTGAGTAATTTACGcgaatgaagcccccatcctttgctggaggagatgacccgattatagctgaaaattgggtccaggatattgagGAGACATTGGCAATGCTTCCATGTACGAACGAGCAAAAGGTggcatttgccacatttaagttgacaggggaggcaaagcactggtggagagcagcacgtttgatagaggagcagaggccggttccagttccagtgacatgggaccaattcaaGCATATGTTCTTCGAGTGATATTTCTCTGCTATCGTTCAGAGTGCGAAGGCAGGAGAGTTcctgcatttggtacaggggcagatgactgtatcttaGTACGCGACtcggtttattgagttgtcgcattttgctccacatttggcacctgatgaagagaagaaggcgaAGAAGTTTGAAGAGGGGCTGAGGCAGAAtctatttgagcaggtgattgatTTCAGGGCTCAggcattcacagaggttgtagatagagctgcgatcattgagagtggtatccAGAGGGGTGtggcagctcagagtcagaggaagaggcccgcgcctcatgattttcaggctggctccagtaagGGTCCAtagagaggaggtcgtgataggggtgactagaggcagatggcaggacctcgtgggaaccagggtgcGCAAACTTACCCAGTTTGTCAGACATGCGGGAAacatcatttgggagagtgtcaggtaggcaagggtgtatgttatcattgtgggagaccagGTCATGTGATGCGTGATTGCCCAGGTCAGCAGGACCAGGTCCCAACACCCAGGCCccatcagggaggacatcaggcagcccGGGGAGGATACCAGGAGCCCaggggtggccagcagaggaatgtagctccagcgtGAGTTTATGCCCTGACGCCAGGTGATggagaggctgctacggatgtggtgacaggtacatttactgttttaacACATCTAGTTATTGTTCTCtttgactcaggtgctactcattcttttatttctacgtcttatgttaaattatctaagaatgagatccagtcattagatatagcactgtcggtagctacaccatcaaggTCATTGATCAGACGTCAGAGGGTACTTgaaggctatccgatagaaattcaagggaaagtACTACCGGCAGATCTTATTGTGTTAGATATGTGCAGGTTTGATATAAAACTGGGCATGGACTGGTTGGCTGtcaatcacgccagcattgattgtttttaaaaggaagtaattttcagacctcctggagagcaggaattcagattcgttggttcacgggtacgtgctccaacacagctaGTGTCCGCCGTGCAGGCACGCAAATTACCCTTGGATGGAGGCCAGGGGTTTATAgcttttgtgaaagaagcatctgaaaatgaatcgaagattgatagcactccagtggtacgagaatttctagatgttttttcagaagagctaccagggttgcctccggtgcgcgaggtagatttttctataaatttacctccagggactgcgccAATCTCTAAAGTTCCCTACtgtatggctccagcagaactgggagaattgaaggagcagttacaggatttgttgaacaagggttttatacgacctagcgtatcgccatagggagctccagtgttgttcgtaaagaagaaagacgggtccatgaggatgtgcattaactacagggagataaacaaagttactatcaagaataaatatcctctaccccatatagatgatttgtttgatcagctctagggtacgcgggtatattccaagattgacctcagatccgggtattatcaagtgagagtaaaagcggaaGGCGTCGTGAAGACAGCCTTCAGAACCAGGTacaggcactatgaatttctcgttatgccttttggtttgacgaatgccccgactgtattcatggacttgatgaacagagtttttcaccagtatctagatcagtttgtagtagttttcattgatgatatactagtgtaatcgaggagttttgaggagcatgaggtgcatttgaggaaGGTGCTGCAGATACTCAGGGAGGAGaaactttatgccaagtttagcaagtgtgagttctggctagagagggtggcattcttaggccatgtgattTCTGGGGATGGTAtagcagtggatcccagcaagattgacgcaatggtaaattgggctaggccgaggaatgtgcaggaagtcaggagcttcttaggactagcaggttattaccgtcgttttgttaagAGATTTTCAGCCTTGTCAGGTCCTCTTACGCAGTTGACTAGGAGAAATGCCAGATTTATGTGGGATGAAGATTGTGAgaagagcttccaggaattaaagtagcAGCTCGTtactgcaccagttctgacgattccatcgggaggcgatgtttatgttatttacagtgacgcgtccttgaaagggttcaattgtgtgttgatgcagtaggatagggtggtggcgtatgcgtccagacagctaaaagaatatgagaagaactaccctactcacgatctagaattggttgcggtggtacatgcactgaagatctggaggcattacctttatggtgagaggtgtgagatattttttgatcataAAAGCCTGAAATACATTTTTAcacagaaagaactgaatatgcggcagaggaggtggttggaactcatcaaagattacgactgcaccattagttaccacccaggtaaagaaaatgtggtgatTAATGCACTGAGTCGTAAGTCAGGAGACACAGCACAGTTAGGAGCAGTAATTCAGCATGCGATTCAAATAGacttagaaagacttggtgtagagttagaggaggatgatcctcaagcatttatggccagtttggttgtacagcccACGTTATATAAGAAGATTAAAACTgttcagagagatgatccagagttagtggaggtgatagccagagttTAGGACGgttagggggaggagttcagtatttctgaagatggggctttgagatttcgcactagattgtgtgtgcctgcagatgatagcatcaggaggacgattttagaggaggcacatagatctatatacactgttcatcctggaagtacaaagatgtatagagatttgcgAGATTCTttatggtggagtggcatgaagagggagatagcagactTTGTgcggcagtgtttgacgtgctagcaggttaaagctgagcaccagaggctggttggtcagttgcagccacttttcattctcgagtggaagtgagaccatatatccatggattttgttactaggctgcTGCCAGCGGGgtatggtcagaatgccatctgggtgatagttgatagattgacgaagacagcgcattttctgcctattaaggttagctaccctatgaacaaattaacagagatttacatacaggagattgtttgatcccatggagtgccggtatccatagtctcggatcatgatccacgttttacatcacggttctagaggagtttgcaggaggcactagggactcagttaGTATTCAGCACAGCTTTCCACCCTCACACCGATGGTCAAACAGAGAGAACCGTCTAGGTATTGGAAGATGTGCTTCATGCCTGTGTGCTAAACTTTGGGGGTCGCTAGATttagtttttgccgctagttgaatttgcttataataacagttatcaggctagcatcggcatggcaccctatgaggcattgtatggtgtgagatgtagatctcctctttcTGGAATGAGGTAGGCAAAAGGCGAGTTTttggtccagagataattcagcaagcatgtcataaagtccgacttatttgagatagaatcagtgcagtacAAAGTCGGTAGAAAAGAtatgcagatactcgctgccgggaactggaatttgaagtaggtgatcatgtttttctgaaaatagctcatctgaaaggagttatgaggtttggaaaaaaaggcaagttgagccctaggtacattggttCTTTTGAGATAATTGAGagaattgggtcagttgcctataggctagctttgccgctaaCTTTGGCTCGTatacatgatgtgtttcatgttgccatgttataaaaatacgtcccagacccatcccacatcattagctatgtaaagatagaacttaaggattcattagcatatgaagaggtaccaatacagattttggacagaaaggtccagactttacgcactaaagaaatacagttagttaaagttttgtggaggaatcatgccatagaggaagcttcttgggaactcgaggagcagattagacaaagatacccgcagttgttccatgAGGTATAGAGGTTCTCAGGTAAAGTATagtagttagataagtttcttttgcaggtacatgtaatactttagacAGTGTGTAGTATTTTGTTCTGAGGGAAATTTtctttatagttgtaatctcccataactacccatgtaaccacggtattcctccgccataagtgagggtaggtaataaaataagtagacctttttttTACTGAATGATGGAAGTATAGATAGAAattcagatagtaaatttcgaggacgaaattttataaggaggggagaatgtagtgactcgaaTAATAGCATTTtgataataataagagggagagaaaatagatacagaaacagaaggaggccatagactgtcgacgaaattctgaagaccttcgtcgacgaaacccaatgttcgtcgacgaagtctacggcctccttctgtttctgtaactattttctctccctcttattattattaaaatgctattattcgggtcactacaataagTTACAGAAACAATGTCACCATtgggaagcttaatggggcatggcaAATTGAGAAGTTGAATATTATAaggagaagacaaattggaagtcatatgataGGAGGCACCTGAATGaacaatccattcagtattaAAAGGAGAAGCAAAATGCCAAGAGGCAAGGTTACTAGCAAAATTGGTAGAGTTGGTGTTCAAGggcgataaaagatccaagaaTTGATGGTATTGTTCGCTGGTGAGACCAGGGATAGTGATCTTAGAAGAGGATG
This region includes:
- the LOC131149084 gene encoding omega-3 fatty acid desaturase, endoplasmic reticulum-like; the encoded protein is MSPPQGTISGDGDFGVNDDGGYYVRTDQKTVDGGDEEFDPAVPPPFRLGEIRAAIPKHCWVRDTWQSASYALRDFAAVFALGAAAVYINSWWFWPLYWAAQGTMLWALFVLGHDCAHGCFSENKLVNDVVGLLVLTPVLVPFQAWRISHKHHHQYHGNIDKDEAWVPVTESVYNNLDTVSRILRFTFPFSLFSWPYYLWHGSLGKCRSHFNPYSELFTPNERKDVMISTVWYTATVALLVWASFAFGLLLLLKVYTVPYMIFVMWLDLVTYLQHHGHDNQIPWYRGKEWNYLRGGLTTSDHDYGWFNKIHHDAGSHLIHHLFPQIPHYHAVEATRAAKPLLGKYYREPKKSGPFPFHLIGLIATSVSRDHFVSDTGDIVYYQTDPNLHKFPWARPK